One part of the [Synechococcus] sp. NIES-970 genome encodes these proteins:
- a CDS encoding ferripyochelin binding protein: protein MSDWSNISLAIPDFSAAAFVAPNATVLGAVSLAEGSSVWYGAVVRGDLEGIHVGPFSNVQDGAVLHGDPGKLTVVEDYVTIGHKAVVHSAHIETGCLIGIGAIILDGVRVGAGSIIGAGCVVTKDVPRRSLMVGIPAKRLKEVTDDQAAGLINHAKAYHQLALKHSTLSP from the coding sequence ATGTCTGATTGGTCAAATATTTCCCTCGCGATCCCCGATTTTAGTGCTGCTGCTTTTGTTGCGCCCAATGCAACGGTGCTGGGTGCTGTGAGTCTTGCGGAGGGATCTAGTGTTTGGTATGGGGCTGTGGTGCGCGGTGATCTCGAAGGGATTCATGTCGGCCCCTTTAGTAATGTGCAAGATGGGGCGGTGCTCCACGGCGATCCGGGCAAACTCACAGTGGTTGAAGACTATGTCACCATTGGTCACAAGGCAGTGGTTCACAGCGCCCACATTGAAACAGGCTGCTTGATCGGTATTGGTGCGATTATTTTGGATGGTGTGCGGGTCGGTGCCGGTAGCATTATCGGCGCGGGCTGTGTCGTCACAAAAGATGTGCCAAGGCGATCGCTCATGGTGGGAATTCCGGCGAAACGATTAAAAGAAGTAACCGATGACCAAGCCGCCGGGCTAATCAACCATGCCAAGGCTTATCATCAGTTGGCATTAAAACATTCGACACTTTCCCCTTGA
- a CDS encoding zinc ABC transport family protein produces MLDALQFDFMQNALIAGVLVSIACGIIGTFVVVNRIVFISGGIAHAAYGGIGLGYFFRFNPIWGAIAFGLISALGMGWVEQQTKQRGDTLIGVMWAIGMAIGIILIDLTQGYKAGLESYLFGSILAVPRPDLWVMLGIDCLIIALVTLLYKEWLAISFDPIFATTRNLPVRSLYLVLVGLVALTVVMVMQIVGLIMVIALLTVPAAIAGQWQKKITGMMLFASILGMIFTTLGLWLSYKFDLTSGATIILVSGVAYLMSLSCKFYCDRRTIQTGA; encoded by the coding sequence ATGCTTGATGCTCTCCAGTTTGACTTTATGCAAAACGCCCTCATTGCGGGGGTACTCGTCAGTATTGCCTGCGGCATCATTGGTACCTTTGTCGTGGTTAATCGCATTGTTTTTATTAGTGGTGGCATCGCCCACGCCGCCTATGGGGGGATTGGCCTTGGGTATTTCTTTCGGTTTAATCCGATCTGGGGGGCGATCGCCTTTGGCCTCATCTCCGCCCTGGGGATGGGCTGGGTCGAACAACAAACCAAACAACGGGGCGATACTCTCATCGGTGTGATGTGGGCGATCGGCATGGCGATCGGGATTATTCTCATTGACTTGACCCAGGGGTACAAAGCTGGCTTAGAGAGCTATTTGTTCGGCAGCATTTTGGCAGTTCCCAGGCCCGACCTTTGGGTGATGCTTGGCATTGACTGTTTGATCATTGCCCTGGTCACCCTACTTTATAAAGAATGGCTAGCAATTTCCTTTGACCCTATTTTTGCCACTACCCGTAATCTGCCAGTGCGGAGTTTATATCTTGTTTTAGTGGGCCTAGTGGCCCTGACGGTAGTGATGGTGATGCAGATTGTTGGGCTCATTATGGTAATCGCTCTGTTGACTGTCCCGGCGGCGATCGCCGGCCAGTGGCAAAAAAAAATTACAGGGATGATGCTGTTTGCCAGCATTTTAGGGATGATCTTCACCACCCTAGGACTATGGTTGTCTTACAAATTTGACCTCACCTCAGGGGCAACGATTATTCTCGTTTCGGGAGTTGCCTACCTCATGAGCCTCAGTTGCAAATTCTATTGCGATCGCCGCACCATTCAAACCGGAGCCTAA
- a CDS encoding hypothetical protein (conserved hypothetical protein) has translation MLPSDLLIHRRQGESLIPKYLKPDKQAIALAELLIDCFQRCQGEPQKVLQSELQEIEGESTDFKVQRGLAHLLKNHFSTFEIISPLKPQMLREKVFAQAAVNVPIPEQRLEVLEAIATELSTALDQNVTPEAIAAGLYADLPENHILTEFTAPTPTALIDRYNLSQVQGIFYKASHLIIHAHRNDPGEYKLLFRYLKLFQLMTYIEGDADTGFTITIDGPSSLFKASTRYGLAIAKMLPALLHVSRWQLEAHLQYKDTYSNTIRQGQFCLDDSCNLVSHYPPGKPYDSMLEESFVKGWQKLKTDWQLEREVELIPLPGSVMIPDFRLVHPDGREYLLEIVGYWRPEYLQKKFAQIRRAAQPNFIIAISERLNLQKAGVKFDDLPNPIIWFKNKLLAKDILKVIEN, from the coding sequence ATGCTGCCTTCAGATTTGTTAATACATCGTCGCCAGGGGGAAAGTCTAATTCCCAAATATTTGAAGCCCGATAAACAGGCGATCGCCTTGGCAGAATTGTTGATTGATTGTTTTCAACGTTGCCAGGGAGAGCCCCAAAAGGTTTTGCAGAGCGAACTCCAGGAAATCGAAGGTGAAAGCACAGATTTTAAGGTGCAACGGGGTTTGGCCCACCTCCTCAAAAATCACTTCAGCACCTTTGAAATCATCAGTCCCCTAAAGCCCCAAATGTTGCGGGAAAAGGTCTTCGCCCAGGCTGCTGTCAATGTGCCAATTCCCGAGCAACGGTTAGAAGTTCTGGAGGCGATCGCCACGGAGCTGAGCACCGCCTTAGACCAGAACGTTACACCAGAAGCGATCGCCGCCGGTCTCTATGCCGATTTGCCCGAAAATCACATCCTCACCGAATTCACAGCCCCCACCCCAACCGCCCTCATCGATCGCTACAATCTCTCCCAAGTGCAGGGGATTTTTTACAAAGCCAGTCACCTGATCATCCATGCCCATCGCAATGACCCAGGGGAATATAAGCTGCTATTTCGTTATCTAAAGCTCTTTCAACTGATGACCTACATCGAAGGAGATGCAGACACGGGCTTTACGATCACCATCGACGGCCCAAGCAGTTTGTTTAAAGCTAGTACTCGCTATGGCTTGGCGATCGCCAAAATGCTGCCGGCCCTGCTCCACGTGAGCAGGTGGCAACTAGAGGCTCACCTGCAATACAAAGACACCTACAGCAACACCATCCGCCAGGGACAATTTTGCCTCGATGACAGTTGTAATCTCGTTAGCCACTATCCCCCCGGCAAGCCCTATGACAGTATGCTCGAAGAATCTTTTGTGAAAGGCTGGCAAAAGCTGAAAACTGACTGGCAGTTAGAGCGGGAGGTAGAGCTAATTCCTTTACCAGGGAGTGTGATGATTCCCGACTTTCGTCTCGTGCATCCCGATGGCCGAGAATATCTGTTGGAAATTGTCGGTTACTGGCGGCCGGAATATCTTCAGAAAAAATTTGCCCAGATTCGCCGCGCCGCACAGCCCAATTTCATTATTGCCATTTCAGAACGCCTCAATCTCCAAAAAGCTGGCGTGAAATTTGATGATTTACCGAATCCGATTATTTGGTTTAAAAACAAACTACTTGCAAAAGATATCTTGAAAGTGATTGAGAATTGA
- a CDS encoding hypothetical protein (protein of unknown function (DUF393)), with product MAQRSPQTQPIMSIEIDKPIIFFDGECNLCNGFVDLMLKIDTAQIFHLAPLQGETARQYLPPLPKRREDWAIAYFDGANISYGSDACLAICQRLGGPWQLFTLARPLPQNFRDWLYRLVATNRYRWFGQRTCRTPDLTKPSPFLP from the coding sequence ATGGCGCAGCGATCGCCCCAAACACAACCCATTATGTCTATTGAAATTGACAAACCGATTATTTTTTTTGATGGCGAGTGTAATCTCTGCAATGGCTTTGTGGACTTGATGCTCAAGATTGACACAGCGCAAATCTTTCATCTTGCCCCCCTCCAGGGAGAAACCGCCCGACAATATCTACCACCTCTCCCCAAAAGGCGCGAAGATTGGGCGATCGCCTATTTTGATGGCGCGAATATTTCCTACGGCTCCGATGCTTGTTTAGCCATTTGCCAAAGGCTTGGTGGCCCCTGGCAACTGTTCACCTTGGCCCGGCCTTTACCGCAAAATTTTCGGGATTGGCTCTACCGACTGGTGGCGACAAACCGTTACCGCTGGTTTGGCCAACGCACCTGCCGCACTCCGGATTTAACCAAGCCTTCCCCATTTCTGCCCTGA
- a CDS encoding ABC transporter — METIISLEQVWAGYPQTPVLEDINLTVQALDFVGLIGPNGGGKTTLLKVLLGLVQPQRGTVKILDRPVTQGRRYIGYVPQLLELDRDFPIQARDVVSMGRLGKRKLFQRYNHKDREIVQRCLEQVGMAHKGDRPIGELSGGERQRIYVARALASEPKILLLDEPTANVDSHIQNSIYELLQELNQEITIVMISHDLGAISTYVKTVGCLNRRLHYHYDRLITPRMIEETYQCPVDLIAHGIPHRVFPDHGETTLAPVHNHSSPCDHA, encoded by the coding sequence CCCAGACTCCGGTGCTTGAAGACATTAATCTCACCGTCCAAGCCCTAGACTTTGTGGGTTTGATTGGCCCCAATGGTGGCGGGAAAACGACCCTCTTGAAGGTACTGCTGGGCCTCGTGCAACCCCAACGGGGCACGGTCAAAATTTTAGACCGGCCTGTGACCCAGGGACGCCGTTATATCGGCTATGTGCCCCAATTGCTAGAGCTTGACCGGGATTTTCCGATCCAAGCGAGGGATGTGGTTAGTATGGGACGTCTCGGGAAACGGAAATTATTTCAACGCTATAACCACAAAGACCGAGAAATTGTCCAACGCTGCCTCGAACAGGTGGGGATGGCCCATAAAGGCGATCGCCCCATTGGAGAACTGTCTGGGGGAGAAAGACAACGGATTTATGTGGCCCGGGCTCTGGCGTCGGAACCCAAAATATTGCTTCTAGATGAACCCACTGCCAACGTCGATTCCCATATCCAAAACAGCATCTACGAACTCCTCCAGGAGCTCAATCAAGAAATTACCATTGTGATGATTTCCCATGATTTGGGTGCTATTTCTACCTATGTGAAAACCGTGGGCTGCCTCAATCGCCGCTTGCATTATCATTACGATCGCCTGATCACCCCGAGGATGATCGAAGAAACCTACCAATGTCCCGTTGATTTGATCGCCCATGGCATTCCCCACCGGGTGTTTCCTGACCATGGTGAAACCACTTTAGCACCAGTCCACAATCATTCTTCCCCCTGTGACCATGCTTGA
- a CDS encoding pyridoxamine 5'-phosphate oxidase, which translates to MRSSQMPTAENGWVNTIKATDPEAIALVQDLLESQIYCHLSTCSPDGFPWSSPLLFVWDQDLNLYWSSAIAAHHSQNLSQNQGRAMVTVYDAERIKATFFAGNATELTELEPLRQVLRQFDERAQRPTPRQAEDYCGTSPRRMYQFTVQQAWVSGDRLLSGGQLIDTKIHLDLATLKAYFSP; encoded by the coding sequence ATGCGTTCTTCCCAGATGCCCACTGCCGAAAACGGTTGGGTCAATACCATTAAAGCCACTGATCCTGAGGCGATCGCCCTTGTCCAAGATTTATTAGAAAGTCAAATTTATTGCCACCTCAGCACCTGTTCCCCAGATGGCTTTCCCTGGAGTAGTCCTTTGCTATTTGTTTGGGATCAAGATTTAAACCTCTACTGGTCATCGGCGATCGCTGCCCACCATTCCCAAAATTTATCTCAGAATCAGGGGCGAGCCATGGTGACGGTATATGATGCCGAACGCATTAAGGCCACTTTTTTCGCCGGAAATGCCACAGAACTGACCGAATTAGAACCCCTAAGGCAAGTTTTAAGACAATTTGACGAACGCGCTCAACGACCCACACCCCGTCAAGCAGAAGATTATTGCGGCACTTCGCCCCGTAGAATGTACCAATTCACCGTGCAACAAGCCTGGGTCAGTGGCGATCGCCTTTTGTCAGGGGGGCAACTCATCGATACAAAAATCCATCTGGATTTAGCCACCCTCAAGGCTTATTTTTCGCCGTAA
- a CDS encoding ferric uptake regulation protein, translating to MSKKLTKNQQQILQLIQTKEGEISAQSLHLEMKQAGITIGLATVYRALKLFKVEGKIQERVTPEGESFYSKIDAPEHHHHHLNCVNCGQSYPLDSCPIGQKITDWCQTQKFKVYYHTLEFFGLCADCQAQGESVECFNAN from the coding sequence ATGTCTAAAAAACTGACCAAAAACCAGCAGCAGATCCTCCAACTGATACAAACCAAAGAGGGAGAAATCAGTGCCCAGAGTCTGCATTTAGAAATGAAACAGGCCGGTATTACCATTGGCTTGGCCACGGTTTACCGTGCCCTCAAACTCTTCAAAGTGGAAGGAAAAATTCAAGAGCGCGTCACCCCAGAGGGAGAATCTTTTTATAGCAAAATTGACGCCCCTGAACACCACCACCACCATTTAAATTGCGTCAATTGTGGCCAATCTTATCCCCTCGATAGCTGTCCCATCGGACAAAAAATTACCGATTGGTGCCAGACCCAAAAATTCAAGGTCTACTACCATACCCTCGAATTTTTTGGCCTCTGTGCTGACTGTCAAGCTCAAGGGGAAAGTGTCGAATGTTTTAATGCCAACTGA
- the asnS gene encoding asparaginyl-tRNA synthetase yields MRIKEILTTAVINSTITAEGWVKTKRELKGFSFIELSDGSTMNGLQVIIDGNLADYETIIKKLNTGASVTATGLVVESPGKGQRIELQAQAVTVHGEADPETYPLQKKRHSFEFLRTIGHLRGKTNTMGAVMRVRNACATAIHQFFQERGFIWAHTPVITASDCEGAGEMFAVTNFDLANPKRTKEGAIDYAEDFFGRPAYLTVSGQLEAEVMAMAFKNVYTFGPTFRAENSNTSRHLAEFWMVEPEMAFCDIIGDQDLAEEFLRYIFKYVLETCPEDMEFFNQRIDNSVLTTAQNIIDNEFARITYTEAIALLEKSSKTFEFPVAWGIDLQSEHERYLAEELFKKPLIVTNYPKDIKAFYMRLNDDNQTVAAMDVLAPKIGEIIGGSQREERLDVLERRIQEMGIIADDLWWYLDLRRFGTVPHAGFGLGFERLVQFMTGMGNIRDVIPFPRTPLNAEF; encoded by the coding sequence ATGCGCATTAAGGAAATCCTCACCACCGCCGTCATCAACAGCACCATCACCGCCGAGGGGTGGGTCAAAACGAAACGGGAGCTGAAGGGATTTTCTTTTATTGAACTGAGCGATGGCTCCACCATGAATGGCCTCCAGGTGATTATCGATGGCAACTTGGCCGACTACGAAACCATAATCAAAAAGCTCAATACGGGCGCATCCGTCACCGCGACGGGGTTAGTGGTGGAATCTCCTGGCAAAGGGCAACGGATCGAACTCCAGGCCCAGGCAGTCACTGTGCACGGAGAAGCCGATCCCGAAACCTATCCCCTCCAGAAAAAACGCCACAGCTTTGAATTTTTACGCACCATCGGCCACCTGCGAGGCAAGACAAACACCATGGGCGCGGTGATGCGGGTCCGTAATGCCTGTGCCACAGCCATCCATCAATTTTTCCAAGAACGGGGCTTTATCTGGGCCCACACGCCGGTTATTACCGCCAGCGATTGCGAAGGGGCGGGGGAAATGTTTGCGGTCACTAATTTCGACCTGGCCAACCCAAAACGCACAAAAGAGGGGGCGATTGATTACGCCGAAGACTTCTTTGGCCGGCCGGCTTATCTCACGGTCAGTGGTCAGCTCGAAGCGGAAGTGATGGCCATGGCCTTTAAGAATGTCTATACCTTTGGTCCCACCTTCCGGGCAGAAAATTCTAATACCTCGCGCCACCTGGCAGAATTTTGGATGGTGGAGCCGGAGATGGCTTTCTGCGACATTATCGGCGACCAAGATTTAGCCGAAGAATTTTTGCGTTACATCTTTAAATATGTCTTGGAAACTTGCCCAGAGGATATGGAGTTTTTTAACCAGCGCATCGACAACTCCGTCCTCACTACCGCCCAAAACATCATCGATAATGAGTTTGCCCGCATTACCTACACCGAGGCGATCGCCCTGTTAGAAAAAAGCAGTAAAACCTTTGAATTTCCGGTGGCATGGGGCATCGATCTCCAGTCAGAACACGAGCGCTATTTGGCAGAAGAGTTGTTTAAAAAGCCTCTGATTGTCACCAACTACCCGAAGGATATTAAAGCCTTCTACATGCGCCTCAACGATGACAACCAAACCGTGGCGGCGATGGATGTGTTGGCCCCAAAAATTGGTGAGATTATTGGCGGTTCCCAGCGGGAAGAACGGCTCGATGTGTTGGAACGGCGCATCCAAGAGATGGGCATTATCGCCGATGATCTATGGTGGTATCTCGATCTCCGGCGTTTCGGCACTGTGCCCCATGCTGGCTTTGGCCTCGGCTTTGAACGGTTGGTGCAGTTTATGACGGGGATGGGCAATATCCGCGATGTGATTCCTTTCCCCCGCACCCCTCTAAACGCTGAATTCTAA
- a CDS encoding hypothetical protein (conserved hypothetical protein TIGR00149), giving the protein MERVLAILTHTLPMLHQYQQALQIQTQGKSFHKITAKIESYVAESGIKTGLCVVFVRHTSASLIIQENADPDVLLDLENFMAKLVPEDGHAYIHSAEGADDMPAHIRSVLTKTTEQIPIANGHLVLGTWQGIYLWEHRSCRHTREIVVHIYGEK; this is encoded by the coding sequence ATGGAGCGAGTCCTTGCCATTTTGACCCATACTTTACCGATGCTGCACCAATACCAACAAGCTCTCCAAATTCAAACCCAAGGAAAATCCTTCCACAAAATTACGGCCAAAATCGAGTCCTACGTCGCGGAATCGGGCATTAAAACGGGCCTTTGCGTCGTTTTTGTACGCCATACCTCTGCCTCGTTGATTATTCAAGAAAATGCTGACCCCGATGTGTTGCTGGACCTAGAAAACTTTATGGCAAAATTAGTGCCGGAAGATGGCCATGCCTATATCCATAGCGCTGAGGGGGCCGACGATATGCCGGCCCATATCCGTTCGGTACTCACGAAAACCACTGAACAAATTCCGATCGCCAACGGTCATCTGGTGTTGGGCACCTGGCAAGGCATTTATCTCTGGGAACACCGCAGTTGTCGCCATACTCGGGAAATTGTGGTGCATATTTACGGCGAAAAATAA